A stretch of the Sphingomonas sp. CL5.1 genome encodes the following:
- the ettA gene encoding energy-dependent translational throttle protein EttA, giving the protein MAVQYTYVMKGLTKTFPGANKPVLNNIHLQFLPSAKIAIIGPNGAGKSTLMKIMGGIDKDFQGEAWAAEGIRVGYLPQEPQLDPTKTVIENVRMGAGPIVDKIERFNAISAEMGDPKDDTDFDALMAEMGELQSEIDAADGWSLDSQLEQAMEALRCPPSDSPVTNLSGGERRRVALCRLLLEKPDILLLDEPTNHLDAESVAWLENFLKEYAGNVILVTHDRYFLDNVVNWVLELDRGRYYTYEANYSGYLEKKAKRLEQEERDEAGRQKAIADELAWMRQTPKARQTKSKARIRAFDELMAAQENRAIGKAQILIQIPERLGGKVIEAQGLSKAYGDKLLFEDLSFTLPPGGIVGVIGPNGAGKSTLFKLITGQDQPDSGTIEVGSTVKLGYVDQSRDDLDPNKNVWEEISDGLDVFRFGKQELGTRAYVGAFNFKGPDQQKKVGQLSGGERNRVHMAKMLKEGGNVLLLDEPTNDLDVETLRALEEALESFAGCAVVISHDRFFLDRLCTHILAFEGDSHVEWFEGNFESYEEDKRRRMGDAADRPTRLAYKKLTR; this is encoded by the coding sequence ATGGCCGTGCAATATACTTATGTCATGAAAGGTCTGACCAAGACCTTCCCCGGCGCGAACAAGCCGGTGCTCAACAACATCCACCTGCAATTCCTACCAAGCGCGAAGATCGCGATCATCGGCCCGAACGGCGCGGGCAAATCCACGCTGATGAAGATCATGGGCGGGATCGACAAGGATTTCCAGGGCGAGGCATGGGCGGCGGAAGGTATCCGCGTCGGCTATCTGCCACAGGAGCCGCAGCTCGATCCGACCAAGACGGTAATCGAGAACGTCCGCATGGGCGCCGGCCCGATCGTCGACAAGATCGAGCGTTTCAACGCCATCTCCGCCGAGATGGGCGACCCGAAGGACGACACCGATTTCGACGCGCTGATGGCCGAGATGGGCGAGCTCCAGTCCGAGATCGACGCGGCGGACGGCTGGAGCCTCGACAGCCAGCTCGAACAGGCGATGGAGGCCCTGCGCTGCCCGCCGTCGGACAGCCCGGTCACCAACCTGTCGGGCGGCGAGCGGCGCCGCGTGGCGCTCTGCCGCCTGCTGCTGGAGAAGCCCGATATCCTGCTGCTCGACGAGCCGACCAACCACCTCGACGCCGAAAGCGTCGCGTGGCTGGAGAATTTCCTCAAGGAATATGCCGGCAACGTCATCCTCGTCACCCACGATCGCTACTTCCTCGACAATGTGGTGAACTGGGTGCTCGAGCTGGATCGCGGCCGCTATTACACCTACGAGGCGAATTACTCCGGCTATCTGGAGAAGAAGGCCAAGCGGCTCGAGCAGGAGGAGCGGGACGAGGCCGGCCGCCAGAAGGCGATCGCCGACGAGCTGGCGTGGATGCGCCAGACCCCCAAGGCGCGGCAGACCAAGTCGAAGGCCCGCATCCGCGCGTTCGACGAGCTGATGGCTGCGCAGGAGAATCGCGCGATCGGCAAGGCGCAGATCCTGATCCAGATTCCCGAGCGGCTCGGCGGCAAGGTGATCGAGGCGCAGGGCCTGTCCAAGGCTTATGGCGACAAATTGCTGTTCGAGGATTTGTCCTTCACCCTGCCGCCGGGTGGCATCGTCGGCGTGATCGGGCCGAACGGCGCGGGCAAATCCACCTTGTTCAAGCTCATCACCGGGCAGGATCAGCCGGATTCGGGCACGATCGAGGTCGGCTCCACGGTGAAGCTGGGCTACGTGGACCAGAGCCGCGACGATCTCGATCCGAACAAGAACGTGTGGGAGGAAATCTCCGACGGGCTGGACGTGTTCCGCTTCGGCAAGCAGGAACTGGGCACCCGCGCCTATGTCGGCGCCTTCAACTTCAAGGGGCCGGACCAGCAGAAGAAGGTCGGCCAGCTTTCGGGCGGCGAGCGCAACCGCGTCCACATGGCGAAGATGCTGAAGGAGGGCGGCAACGTCCTGCTGCTCGACGAGCCGACCAACGACCTCGACGTGGAGACGCTCCGCGCGCTGGAGGAGGCGCTGGAAAGCTTCGCGGGCTGCGCCGTGGTCATCAGCCACGATCGCTTCTTCCTCGATCGCCTGTGCACCCATATCCTCGCCTTCGAGGGCGACAGCCATGTCGAATGGTTCGAGGGCAATTTCGAAAGCTATGAGGAGGACAAGCGCCGCCGCATGGGCGACGCCGCCGATCGCCCGACGCGGCTGGCGTACAAGAAGCTGACGCGGTGA
- a CDS encoding M28 family metallopeptidase translates to MRIPPLLALATVLAAPAAAQTDPQRLSDIVRTLASPEFGGRSPGTAGEKTTTDWLVAEFRKLGLEPGAADGQWIQQVPLIHTRIGDGTISAGDMPLVQGKDVAMTTVRDAAHISIKDAPMVFVGYGVSAPEAKWDDFKGVDVRGKVVVFLVNDPDFAARPGEDAVGRFGGKRMTYYGRWTYKYEEAARRGAVAALIVHDTDAAGYPWSTANASNGENYDIVRGADDQRVPLQGWISHEAADRLFASAGLDLAKLRVAARSTAFRPVEMKPRFSADLAVSAERIESANVLAKITGARRPDETVMFGAHWDAYGEGPPDASGRTLRPGANDDGLGTAGVLELARQFKAAPKPDRTLVFALWTGEERGLLGSEYYAAHPIYPLAKTAANLTLDILQTAGPAKDVTLVGAGASSLDTLLATAAKAQGRIVTPETASERGLFYRADHFSVVRRGVPSMILMALGGAPDLKAGGREAGQKWLDAYMACYHKTCDTWSADWNLGGAAQDVDLFFTMGKQLSKAGVWPTWSAGSEFLTLRSQSAAERK, encoded by the coding sequence GCAACGTCTCTCCGATATCGTCCGCACCCTCGCCTCGCCCGAGTTCGGCGGACGTTCACCGGGTACGGCCGGCGAGAAGACGACGACCGACTGGCTGGTCGCCGAGTTCAGGAAGCTCGGGCTGGAGCCGGGCGCGGCTGACGGCCAGTGGATACAGCAGGTGCCGCTGATCCACACCCGCATCGGCGACGGGACGATCAGCGCCGGGGACATGCCGCTGGTGCAGGGCAAGGACGTCGCGATGACGACGGTGCGCGACGCCGCCCATATCTCGATCAAGGACGCCCCGATGGTGTTCGTCGGCTATGGCGTGTCCGCGCCAGAGGCGAAGTGGGACGATTTCAAGGGCGTGGACGTGCGCGGCAAGGTCGTCGTGTTCCTTGTCAACGATCCCGATTTCGCCGCCCGTCCGGGCGAGGATGCGGTCGGCCGGTTCGGCGGCAAGCGCATGACCTATTACGGTCGCTGGACGTATAAGTATGAGGAAGCCGCTCGACGCGGCGCGGTGGCCGCGCTGATCGTCCACGACACCGACGCGGCCGGCTATCCATGGTCCACCGCCAACGCCTCGAACGGCGAGAATTACGATATCGTGCGCGGCGCGGACGATCAGCGCGTGCCGTTGCAGGGCTGGATCTCGCACGAGGCAGCAGACCGGCTGTTCGCGTCCGCCGGGCTGGACCTCGCGAAGCTGCGTGTCGCCGCCCGCTCCACCGCCTTCCGCCCGGTCGAGATGAAGCCGCGTTTCTCCGCCGATCTCGCCGTCAGCGCCGAGCGGATCGAGAGCGCCAACGTCCTCGCGAAGATCACCGGCGCCAGGCGGCCGGACGAGACGGTGATGTTCGGCGCGCACTGGGACGCCTATGGCGAAGGCCCGCCCGACGCGAGTGGCCGCACGCTGCGGCCCGGCGCCAACGACGACGGGCTGGGCACTGCCGGCGTGCTGGAGCTGGCGCGCCAGTTCAAGGCCGCGCCGAAGCCCGACCGCACGCTCGTCTTCGCTTTGTGGACGGGTGAGGAGCGCGGGCTGCTCGGCTCCGAATATTACGCCGCGCATCCCATCTATCCGCTGGCGAAGACCGCCGCGAACCTGACGCTCGATATCCTCCAGACCGCCGGGCCGGCGAAGGACGTGACGCTGGTCGGCGCGGGCGCCTCGTCGCTCGACACGTTGCTGGCGACGGCCGCAAAGGCGCAGGGCCGCATCGTCACCCCCGAAACGGCGAGCGAGCGCGGCCTGTTCTATCGCGCCGACCATTTCTCGGTCGTCCGGCGCGGCGTGCCGTCGATGATCCTGATGGCGCTCGGCGGCGCGCCCGACCTCAAGGCGGGTGGCCGCGAGGCGGGGCAGAAATGGCTCGACGCCTATATGGCCTGCTATCACAAGACTTGCGACACCTGGTCCGCCGACTGGAACCTCGGCGGCGCGGCGCAGGATGTCGATCTGTTCTTCACGATGGGCAAGCAGCTCTCCAAGGCCGGCGTCTGGCCGACATGGAGCGCGGGCAGCGAATTCCTCACGCTGCGTAGCCAGAGCGCAGCGGAGCGGAAGTAA